The following proteins come from a genomic window of Helicobacter canadensis MIT 98-5491:
- a CDS encoding FixH family protein codes for MNKNYWPIGIFLLVMVVIGLIVLTIKTALNNPVEMKAMCGMDSQYVDENINEITQKRQAFLKQYAVRFEGPKEQSLKDFKMAFIKIKDLKSQKLPTNAKISFFLTRPNTIQEDKALGEGEFVEGIYQSPFFAVDKQGRWQVEAYVEIGEDSICLMQEYLVK; via the coding sequence ATGAATAAAAATTATTGGCCTATTGGAATTTTTTTGTTAGTGATGGTTGTGATTGGCTTAATTGTTTTGACTATTAAAACAGCATTAAATAATCCTGTTGAAATGAAAGCAATGTGTGGAATGGATTCGCAATATGTGGATGAAAATATTAATGAAATCACACAAAAAAGACAAGCATTTTTAAAGCAATATGCCGTTAGGTTTGAAGGACCCAAAGAGCAGAGTTTAAAAGACTTTAAAATGGCTTTTATTAAAATCAAAGATTTAAAGAGTCAAAAATTACCAACAAATGCTAAGATTTCCTTTTTTTTAACGCGTCCTAATACTATTCAAGAAGATAAAGCCTTAGGAGAGGGTGAATTTGTTGAGGGGATTTATCAAAGTCCATTTTTTGCAGTTGATAAGCAAGGGCGTTGGCAAGTGGAAGCTTATGTGGAAATAGGGGAAGATTCAATTTGTTTAATGCAAGAATACTTAGTTAAGTAA
- a CDS encoding saccharopine dehydrogenase family protein, translating to MACVLQIGAGGVGGVVAHKMAMNREVFSRIILASRTLDKCKVIADSIKQKGLGEIEIDCVDADSVESMVALIEKYKPKLVVNVALPYQDLSIMEACLRTKTHYLDTANYEHPDSAHFEYKEQWAYDTRYKEAGIFGLLGSGFDPGVTNVFCAYAQKHYFDEIHSIDILDCNAGDHGYAFATNFNPEINLREVSSKARFWSKDNDLSKNTDLKKDTIYRKFEREEKHFSLEANTQDLKNEDYFGGQWQDIAPLDLMKEWEYPEVGVKNSYLLYHEELESLVRNIKGLKRIRFFMTFGESYLTHMKCLENVGLLRVDEIEHNGQKIVPIQALKTLLPDPVSLAPRTKGQTHIGCYIKGIKDGKERTIYIYNICDHEACYKEVNAQGVSYTTGVPAMIGAKLILEGKWGIGAAKIPNNADNSDMPKGGEYQGVDSNNGSGVWNMEQNDPDPFMAELNKQGLPYVVCEIDSKGERKVLEDGRK from the coding sequence ATGGCTTGTGTTTTACAAATTGGTGCAGGTGGTGTAGGTGGCGTGGTAGCGCACAAAATGGCGATGAATAGAGAGGTTTTTTCACGCATTATCTTGGCGTCTCGCACACTAGATAAATGCAAAGTGATAGCAGATTCTATCAAGCAAAAAGGCTTGGGCGAGATTGAGATAGATTGCGTCGATGCTGATAGTGTCGAATCTATGGTGGCTTTGATAGAAAAATACAAGCCAAAGCTCGTGGTAAATGTCGCTTTGCCCTATCAAGATTTGAGCATTATGGAAGCGTGTCTAAGGACAAAAACACATTATTTAGATACTGCAAACTATGAGCACCCAGATTCTGCGCATTTTGAGTATAAAGAACAATGGGCATACGACACACGCTACAAAGAAGCAGGGATTTTTGGGCTTTTGGGAAGTGGATTTGATCCGGGCGTTACGAATGTCTTTTGTGCGTATGCGCAAAAACATTATTTTGATGAGATTCACAGCATAGACATACTTGATTGCAACGCAGGAGATCACGGCTATGCGTTTGCGACAAACTTTAATCCTGAAATTAATTTGCGCGAAGTTAGTTCTAAAGCAAGATTTTGGAGCAAAGACAACGATTTATCTAAAAACACAGACCTAAAAAAAGACACCATTTATCGCAAGTTTGAGCGAGAAGAAAAGCATTTTAGCCTAGAGGCAAATACACAAGATTTAAAAAATGAAGATTACTTTGGCGGACAATGGCAAGATATAGCGCCGCTTGATTTAATGAAAGAATGGGAATATCCAGAAGTAGGCGTAAAAAATAGCTATCTACTCTATCATGAAGAGCTTGAATCTCTTGTGCGCAATATCAAAGGGCTAAAGCGGATTAGGTTTTTTATGACATTTGGAGAATCGTATCTCACACATATGAAATGCCTAGAAAATGTAGGGCTTTTGCGTGTCGATGAAATAGAGCATAATGGGCAAAAAATCGTGCCAATACAAGCGCTAAAGACGCTTTTACCAGATCCAGTCTCTCTAGCGCCTCGCACCAAAGGGCAAACACACATCGGTTGCTACATCAAAGGTATAAAAGATGGCAAAGAGCGGACAATTTATATCTATAATATTTGCGATCACGAGGCGTGTTATAAAGAAGTCAATGCCCAAGGCGTGAGCTATACCACAGGTGTGCCAGCAATGATTGGTGCAAAACTGATTTTGGAGGGCAAATGGGGCATAGGAGCGGCAAAAATACCAAATAACGCAGATAATAGCGATATGCCAAAAGGTGGAGAATATCAAGGGGTAGATTCTAATAATGGTAGCGGTGTGTGGAATATGGAGCAAAACGACCCAGATCCCTTTATGGCAGAACTAAACAAGCAAGGACTTCCATATGTCGTGTGCGAGATAGATTCTAAAGGCGAGAGAAAAGTGCTAGAGGATGGGAGAAAGTAA
- a CDS encoding DUF4006 family protein, protein MNGLFGINGLGGYIVAVALLLAIVFGLGYAAVVTQKAEANNPYVIENPNSIQMKSVENAEHFQNAEE, encoded by the coding sequence ATGAATGGTTTATTTGGAATTAATGGATTAGGTGGTTATATAGTCGCGGTAGCATTGTTACTTGCTATCGTCTTTGGTTTGGGGTATGCAGCAGTGGTAACGCAAAAAGCAGAGGCAAACAATCCTTATGTGATTGAGAATCCAAATAGCATACAAATGAAAAGTGTTGAAAATGCAGAGCATTTCCAAAATGCAGAGGAGTAA
- a CDS encoding YhdH/YhfP family quinone oxidoreductase, producing the protein MKFKAICVDMQGENLIHAIKDITIDDLSDGDVIIKVKYSSINYKDMLAFKKNGGVIRKYPMIPGIDLCGEIVESKNPSYSIGQKVLATGFGMGVSHTGGYAQYARLQSSWIMPLPNGLSLKDSMIVGTAGFTAALSIQSLQQAGMHKDTQPTIAVTGATGGVGTMAIALLKAKGYDNIIAITSKNDQSPMLKSLGASEIVSPKDIIKDDNKPLQSQCFHYVIDCVGGALAASLLTQISYGGAMSVCGNASGIALNTNILPFILRGIQLVGIDSVAYPSQKRSKIWYEISQAMAFIRKIPITEVTLETLAHKLDSIQHATNIGRNIVSINNQ; encoded by the coding sequence ATGAAATTTAAGGCAATATGTGTGGATATGCAAGGAGAAAATCTCATACACGCAATAAAAGACATCACTATAGATGATCTATCAGATGGCGATGTGATTATAAAGGTCAAATACTCTAGTATCAACTATAAAGATATGCTTGCATTTAAGAAAAATGGTGGTGTGATCCGCAAATACCCTATGATACCGGGTATAGATCTCTGTGGCGAGATTGTAGAATCTAAAAACCCAAGCTATAGCATAGGGCAAAAAGTCTTAGCAACAGGCTTTGGTATGGGGGTTTCTCACACTGGCGGCTATGCACAATACGCAAGATTGCAGTCATCGTGGATTATGCCCTTGCCAAATGGATTATCACTCAAAGATAGTATGATAGTGGGCACGGCAGGTTTTACAGCAGCTTTAAGCATACAATCTCTACAACAAGCAGGAATGCATAAAGACACACAACCTACCATAGCAGTAACTGGTGCAACTGGTGGTGTGGGCACTATGGCAATAGCACTCCTTAAAGCAAAAGGGTATGACAACATCATCGCTATCACTTCTAAAAATGATCAATCACCAATGCTAAAAAGTCTTGGTGCAAGTGAGATTGTATCGCCAAAAGACATCATAAAAGACGATAATAAGCCCCTACAATCACAATGCTTTCATTATGTGATTGATTGTGTGGGTGGTGCATTAGCTGCAAGTTTATTGACACAAATATCCTATGGCGGAGCGATGAGTGTATGTGGCAATGCAAGTGGGATAGCTCTAAACACAAATATTTTGCCCTTTATCTTGCGTGGGATACAGCTTGTGGGCATAGATTCTGTAGCATATCCAAGCCAAAAGCGATCAAAAATTTGGTATGAAATTTCACAAGCAATGGCATTCATACGGAAAATACCTATCACAGAAGTTACGCTTGAAACACTAGCGCACAAGCTAGATTCTATACAACACGCAACCAACATAGGAAGAAACATAGTATCAATTAACAATCAATAA
- a CDS encoding virulence RhuM family protein — MQNNIILYTTQDKKIKVELYELGDSVYLNQESLAKLFDTSKSSISEHITNILKDGELQEDSVVRIFRITASDNKQYNVKFYSLEMILAIGFRVRSKRGVQFRIWANEHLKNYLQKGFLIDSDRLKNPNGRTDYFDELLEQIRDIRASEKRFYQKLKDLFALCVDYDSSDKATQMFFANTQNKLLYAVTKQTAAEIIAKRADSSKPNMGLTSWKGSVVRKEDILIAKNYLSKDELDSLNRLVNVFLESAELRVKDNKTLTMDFWRENVDALLSFQGKEILKDNGSIAKKAMQKIVYKQYEIFNEKRKEEARIKADLEDEKNLEETYKALKER, encoded by the coding sequence ATGCAAAATAACATCATCCTCTACACCACGCAAGATAAAAAGATTAAAGTCGAGCTTTATGAGCTTGGTGATAGTGTGTATTTAAATCAAGAAAGTTTAGCAAAGCTTTTTGACACCTCAAAATCTAGTATAAGTGAGCATATAACAAATATCTTAAAAGATGGGGAATTACAAGAAGATTCAGTTGTTCGGATTTTCCGAATAACTGCAAGTGATAACAAACAATACAATGTAAAATTTTATTCCTTAGAGATGATTTTAGCCATTGGCTTTCGTGTCAGAAGTAAAAGGGGTGTGCAGTTTAGAATCTGGGCTAATGAGCATTTAAAAAACTATTTGCAAAAAGGCTTTTTAATAGATAGTGATAGGCTTAAAAATCCAAATGGAAGAACAGATTATTTCGATGAGCTTTTAGAGCAAATCAGAGATATAAGAGCGAGTGAAAAAAGATTTTATCAAAAGCTAAAAGATTTGTTTGCTTTGTGTGTGGATTATGACTCTAGCGATAAAGCTACGCAAATGTTTTTTGCAAACACACAAAATAAGCTTTTATATGCGGTTACCAAACAAACTGCGGCTGAAATCATAGCTAAAAGAGCAGATTCTAGTAAGCCAAATATGGGGCTTACTAGCTGGAAGGGAAGTGTAGTAAGAAAAGAGGATATTCTTATTGCTAAAAATTATTTGAGCAAAGATGAACTTGATAGCTTAAATCGCTTAGTAAATGTTTTTTTAGAATCAGCAGAACTTAGAGTAAAGGATAATAAAACTCTGACTATGGATTTTTGGAGGGAAAATGTAGATGCTTTGCTTAGCTTTCAAGGTAAGGAAATTTTAAAAGATAATGGATCTATTGCAAAAAAAGCAATGCAAAAAATTGTCTATAAACAATATGAAATTTTTAATGAAAAAAGAAAAGAGGAAGCACGCATAAAAGCTGATCTAGAAGATGAAAAGAATCTAGAAGAAACCTATAAAGCCCTAAAGGAAAGGTAA
- a CDS encoding TPM domain-containing protein, whose product MLQVFKIGVLSLFCFVFSFAKPFVLENENQLVEKTIGFIEILSSEVYEKTGVRMYIVALEDLGEMNLQEKESFYIDNLQNPYVLLFFSKKDQKIDIITSQEVKKMFDKNDVYWDYIVPLIPNSTKELTSERISAFLLNGFVDMADRIAEFHNVKLEHSFPTQNKGIQIAVRTALYGMLFVLLVLFVFVYLRRK is encoded by the coding sequence ATGCTGCAAGTCTTTAAAATAGGGGTTTTATCCCTATTTTGTTTTGTTTTTTCTTTTGCAAAGCCTTTTGTGCTAGAAAATGAAAATCAATTGGTTGAAAAAACTATTGGCTTTATTGAGATTTTATCCAGTGAAGTTTATGAAAAAACAGGTGTAAGAATGTATATTGTTGCTCTTGAGGATTTAGGAGAGATGAATCTTCAAGAGAAAGAATCTTTTTACATTGATAATCTACAAAATCCCTATGTGCTACTCTTTTTTAGCAAAAAAGATCAGAAAATTGACATTATTACCAGCCAAGAAGTAAAAAAAATGTTTGATAAAAATGATGTTTATTGGGATTATATTGTGCCTTTAATCCCAAATTCAACTAAAGAGCTAACAAGCGAGAGAATTTCTGCTTTTTTATTAAATGGTTTTGTGGATATGGCAGATAGAATCGCAGAATTTCATAATGTCAAGTTAGAACATAGTTTTCCAACGCAAAACAAAGGCATTCAAATTGCGGTAAGAACAGCGCTTTATGGTATGCTTTTTGTCTTGCTTGTTTTATTTGTTTTTGTTTATTTAAGGAGAAAATAA
- a CDS encoding caspase family protein gives MKNIAILVGNSEYQNLGKLDFCKKDINSIQKILDLNKKFEIHIFENYQSEQLKSELSKIIRELEKSKINELLFYYTGHGVFKEQFYYLPINFTDKQFETTSLSNNELDDMLKSLDTEMVIKIIDACQSGQQYIKESDQMSVKKSLTQHSFKKCYFFFSSMNNQSSMGDDRGSYFTNAIIESILTHKTDSIRYTDVQSYIVDYFSSRSESQTPFFVNQSNATEIFLDKLRSIQSFFENNNPIINDDEGVNQEIENDKIDIIEKLKALSKKYISKDMAQENIEYIFDENKLNDIFNDDIRLIYDIKIDKCNDYNIISNINELYNEIEKNKKNLFINLGYKQESYTTTEWVPKKKKPQNAYEAMFGQLRMSELSGHISLFKKEEYEEKEVEKYRDIVNSINVTDDILPIGVAISLNPKEDIRNINKYVITIINFHNDLDIIFYSNITKYYKNNWCNWEKINVEDWIKSKVSFCDKDKILEKIQIIVENYNQKISDDILNILKQDDLRIRE, from the coding sequence GTGAAAAATATAGCAATCCTAGTAGGAAATTCTGAATATCAAAATTTAGGTAAATTAGATTTTTGTAAAAAAGATATCAATTCAATACAAAAAATATTAGACTTAAATAAAAAATTTGAAATTCATATTTTTGAAAATTACCAAAGCGAACAACTAAAAAGTGAATTATCAAAAATTATTAGAGAACTTGAAAAATCCAAAATCAATGAGTTGCTATTTTATTACACTGGACACGGGGTATTTAAAGAGCAATTTTATTATTTACCAATTAATTTTACTGATAAGCAATTTGAAACAACGAGTTTATCTAATAATGAACTGGATGATATGCTTAAAAGTTTAGATACGGAAATGGTAATTAAAATAATTGATGCTTGTCAATCAGGGCAACAATATATCAAAGAATCTGACCAAATGTCTGTCAAAAAAAGTTTAACTCAACATTCTTTTAAAAAATGTTATTTTTTCTTTTCTTCTATGAATAATCAATCTTCGATGGGCGATGATAGGGGTAGTTATTTTACAAATGCTATTATAGAATCAATCTTAACGCATAAAACAGATTCTATTCGATACACAGATGTTCAATCCTATATTGTTGATTATTTTAGTAGCAGAAGTGAATCGCAAACACCATTTTTTGTGAATCAATCCAATGCAACTGAAATTTTTCTTGACAAACTTAGATCTATACAAAGTTTTTTTGAAAATAATAATCCCATAATAAATGATGACGAAGGTGTTAATCAAGAAATAGAAAATGACAAGATTGATATAATAGAGAAGCTTAAAGCTTTGTCTAAAAAGTATATATCTAAAGATATGGCGCAAGAAAATATTGAATATATTTTTGATGAAAATAAGCTTAATGATATATTTAACGATGATATAAGATTAATTTATGATATTAAAATTGATAAATGTAATGATTATAATATTATTAGCAATATCAATGAGTTGTATAATGAAATAGAAAAAAATAAAAAAAATCTCTTTATTAATCTTGGATACAAGCAAGAGTCTTATACTACTACGGAATGGGTTCCAAAAAAGAAAAAACCTCAAAATGCTTATGAGGCAATGTTTGGACAACTTCGTATGTCAGAATTATCAGGACATATTAGTTTGTTTAAAAAAGAAGAATATGAAGAAAAAGAGGTTGAGAAATACAGAGATATAGTCAATTCTATTAATGTGACAGATGATATTTTGCCAATAGGTGTTGCTATATCTCTTAATCCCAAAGAAGATATTAGAAACATCAATAAATATGTAATAACTATCATTAATTTTCATAATGATCTTGATATTATTTTTTATAGTAACATAACTAAATATTATAAAAATAATTGGTGTAATTGGGAAAAAATAAATGTTGAAGATTGGATAAAAAGCAAGGTAAGTTTTTGCGATAAAGATAAGATTTTAGAGAAAATACAAATAATTGTAGAAAATTATAATCAAAAAATTAGTGATGATATTTTGAATATTTTAAAACAAGATGATTTAAGAATTAGAGAGTGA
- a CDS encoding HdeD family acid-resistance protein: MKNFSYAVWLLFSVVMIVSGVFGCFMPLETFMGLAVLLPVFLLVGGLSNVIYYFYARRVSGAEFILIDGLLNLLFAWIFFYNGIDFTSQVIVIFVAFMILFKGILGIGYALKLKKLGLEWLIVFIFAFLNIIVAMIFIVNPTIGSVTIGFMIALMVLFFGIISFWFGLSSKKLFDL; the protein is encoded by the coding sequence ATGAAAAATTTTAGTTATGCCGTGTGGCTATTATTTAGTGTTGTAATGATTGTAAGTGGTGTTTTTGGTTGTTTTATGCCCCTTGAAACTTTTATGGGATTGGCTGTGTTATTGCCTGTATTCTTGCTCGTTGGTGGATTAAGCAATGTGATTTATTATTTCTATGCTAGAAGGGTAAGTGGGGCAGAATTTATCTTGATTGATGGGCTTTTAAATTTATTGTTTGCTTGGATTTTCTTTTATAATGGAATCGACTTTACTTCGCAAGTAATTGTGATTTTTGTGGCGTTTATGATTCTATTTAAAGGGATTTTGGGAATCGGATATGCATTAAAGCTAAAGAAATTAGGGCTTGAATGGTTAATAGTTTTTATTTTTGCGTTTTTAAATATCATTGTAGCGATGATTTTTATTGTTAATCCAACTATTGGCAGTGTTACTATAGGTTTTATGATTGCTTTAATGGTGCTATTTTTTGGGATTATTTCATTTTGGTTTGGCTTAAGTAGCAAGAAATTGTTTGATTTGTAA
- a CDS encoding site-specific DNA-methyltransferase, which translates to MDYKQAFFSQLESMYLGVQIENTQNLFNTDKIQKSGFINLLKIKSQYFKTIKEKLEKEEVKYPIYNKLYNFFGSYLNETGTPFFYDTPLHKNIYARVYTNSKDTSLFYKTQNLYYVKSDVIYHNAEIKSEDSNYTFIFDTSYFTPNSDNAKNKAIFKFKIDEEIRIYVLNNKEELQDLPNVFKQNSSDLSDEFIKALKDKQIRLQEEEIKKILYAYKKQNEIDFFIHKNARAFLQEQFNLWMFKYVVDDITDWSKEKIDELNQLKKIAFRIIDLIADFEDELKAIWCKPKFAKNVHYVFSLDIISNHARDSEQILESIFQDTGFKQQIKEWQELKLIDEHFEIKNINDEQYKFLPLDTKYLSEENYYKLLGAFDNLDEILSGELIKSDNFQALNSLMPKYQDKIDLIYIDPPYNTGGDGFVYTDKFNHSSWLTMMNNRLDLAKEFLKNSGSIFISIDDNEQARLKILCDEMFGEENFVANIVWKRKRGRDNSAKYFSKTHEYCIVYGKDTCNLNFNLLEIDNKTKKQYKNPDSDKRGEYRLLACWARGTQGGVEYDFVSKCGKYFSKRLWLFSKDNLIKMDNDDKLVIKGDNIYRKLFLSEHSGQVLETIWDDVSNAANAADEMKSLFNSIVFDTPKPEPYLKRILEIASNASFCYSERSVAIEEFKNIDSKIDVSLTLNTISNGNIVLDFFAGSGTTLATAHKLGRKWLGVEMGEHFYQVVIPRMKKVIGGFASGISKEVEFKGGGAFRYYELESYEESLEQCEYVLDKDSLIDYRKSRKLIKGLKKGEKICLDMSKYNKSFDIFTTMSNLLGLKIKNIFLDENGIQSCKFENDDIVNLETIDLIKYPKLRNLIWWGE; encoded by the coding sequence ATGGATTACAAACAAGCCTTTTTTTCACAATTAGAATCTATGTATCTTGGAGTGCAAATAGAGAACACTCAAAACCTATTTAATACAGACAAGATACAAAAAAGTGGCTTTATCAATCTACTCAAAATAAAATCACAATACTTCAAAACCATCAAAGAAAAACTAGAAAAAGAGGAAGTAAAATATCCTATTTATAATAAACTTTATAATTTTTTTGGAAGCTATCTCAATGAAACAGGCACACCATTTTTCTATGATACGCCCTTGCACAAAAACATTTACGCTAGAGTGTATACTAATTCTAAAGATACCAGCCTTTTTTATAAAACACAAAATCTCTACTATGTCAAATCTGATGTCATCTATCATAATGCCGAGATTAAGAGCGAAGATTCTAACTATACCTTTATCTTTGATACAAGTTACTTTACTCCAAATAGTGATAATGCCAAAAATAAGGCTATTTTTAAGTTTAAAATAGATGAAGAGATTAGAATCTATGTGCTAAACAACAAAGAAGAGCTACAAGATCTCCCCAATGTCTTTAAGCAAAATAGTAGTGATTTAAGCGATGAATTTATCAAAGCCCTAAAAGACAAGCAAATACGGCTACAAGAAGAAGAAATAAAAAAGATTCTATACGCTTACAAAAAGCAAAATGAAATCGACTTTTTTATCCACAAAAACGCAAGAGCCTTTCTACAAGAGCAGTTTAATCTATGGATGTTTAAATATGTAGTAGATGATATTACAGATTGGAGTAAAGAAAAGATTGATGAGCTAAATCAACTCAAAAAAATAGCCTTTAGAATCATTGACTTGATAGCGGATTTTGAAGATGAGCTAAAAGCAATTTGGTGTAAGCCAAAGTTTGCTAAAAATGTGCATTATGTCTTTAGCCTTGATATTATCTCTAATCACGCTAGAGATTCAGAGCAAATACTAGAATCTATCTTTCAAGACACGGGCTTTAAACAGCAAATCAAAGAATGGCAAGAGCTAAAACTCATAGATGAGCATTTTGAAATCAAAAATATCAATGATGAGCAATATAAATTTTTACCTCTTGATACGAAATATTTGAGCGAAGAGAATTATTATAAGCTTTTGGGTGCATTTGATAATTTAGATGAGATTCTAAGTGGGGAGCTAATCAAAAGTGATAATTTTCAAGCCCTTAATTCTCTCATGCCAAAATATCAAGATAAGATTGATTTAATCTATATTGATCCGCCTTATAATACAGGGGGCGATGGCTTTGTCTATACAGATAAATTTAACCATAGCTCATGGCTTACGATGATGAATAATCGCCTAGATCTAGCAAAAGAATTTCTAAAAAATAGCGGAAGTATTTTTATAAGCATTGATGATAATGAACAAGCAAGACTTAAGATTCTATGTGATGAAATGTTTGGAGAAGAAAATTTTGTGGCGAATATTGTTTGGAAAAGAAAAAGAGGTAGAGATAATTCTGCGAAATATTTTAGTAAAACGCATGAATATTGCATTGTTTATGGCAAGGATACTTGTAATTTAAACTTCAATTTGCTGGAAATTGACAATAAAACAAAAAAACAATACAAAAATCCAGATTCAGACAAAAGGGGTGAATATCGATTGCTTGCTTGTTGGGCGAGAGGAACTCAAGGTGGTGTTGAGTATGATTTTGTAAGTAAATGCGGAAAATATTTTTCAAAAAGATTATGGCTATTCTCTAAAGACAATCTTATAAAGATGGATAATGATGATAAATTGGTTATTAAGGGTGATAATATTTATAGAAAGTTATTTTTATCGGAACATAGTGGGCAAGTATTAGAAACAATATGGGATGATGTTTCAAATGCGGCAAATGCTGCTGATGAAATGAAATCATTATTCAATTCTATTGTATTTGATACTCCAAAACCAGAACCTTATCTAAAAAGGATTTTAGAGATTGCAAGTAATGCATCTTTTTGTTATTCTGAAAGATCGGTAGCAATTGAAGAATTTAAAAATATAGATTCTAAAATAGATGTTTCACTTACGCTTAACACGATAAGCAATGGGAATATAGTGCTTGATTTTTTTGCAGGTAGTGGCACGACCTTAGCTACAGCTCATAAATTAGGGCGTAAATGGCTTGGTGTAGAAATGGGAGAGCATTTTTATCAAGTGGTAATTCCACGAATGAAAAAAGTTATCGGTGGTTTTGCAAGTGGGATTAGTAAGGAAGTAGAGTTTAAAGGTGGCGGGGCTTTTAGATACTATGAGCTTGAAAGCTATGAAGAATCCCTAGAGCAATGCGAATATGTGCTAGATAAAGATTCTTTGATTGATTATAGAAAATCACGCAAACTTATCAAAGGGCTTAAAAAAGGAGAGAAAATCTGCCTTGATATGAGCAAATACAATAAAAGCTTTGATATTTTTACTACAATGTCAAATCTTTTAGGGCTTAAAATTAAAAATATTTTTCTTGATGAAAATGGCATACAATCATGCAAGTTTGAAAATGATGATATTGTGAATCTAGAAACTATCGACTTAATCAAATACCCGAAACTAAGAAATCTCATTTGGTGGGGGGAATGA